Proteins encoded together in one Chitinophaga varians window:
- a CDS encoding pentapeptide repeat-containing protein has product MGKSNGSILHQQKTFSDVDYAGRRLENREFVQCEFIDCDFSRSDLRDNNFEDCHFRQCNFSIVTLDGAGFRDAHFTGCKMLGVDFTQCNRFMFSFSFYECILDYSTFLGTRLRKTLFHNCSLKEVDFSEADLTCADFKNSDLTMARFSKTILEKADFRMAQNFGIDPEFNKMKKAKFSAFNLSGLLYKYNLNIEYK; this is encoded by the coding sequence ATGGGTAAGTCAAACGGATCAATCCTGCATCAACAGAAAACATTCTCTGATGTGGATTATGCAGGAAGAAGATTGGAGAACAGAGAGTTTGTGCAATGTGAGTTTATCGATTGTGATTTTTCAAGGAGTGATTTACGTGATAACAATTTTGAAGATTGTCATTTTAGGCAATGTAATTTCTCCATCGTAACGCTGGACGGTGCGGGTTTCAGAGATGCCCACTTTACCGGCTGTAAAATGTTGGGCGTTGATTTTACCCAGTGTAACAGGTTTATGTTTTCTTTCTCATTTTATGAATGTATACTGGACTATTCTACTTTTTTAGGAACGAGGTTGAGAAAAACGCTCTTTCATAATTGCTCCTTAAAAGAAGTAGATTTTTCAGAAGCAGATCTTACGTGCGCTGACTTTAAAAATTCGGATTTGACAATGGCGCGGTTTTCAAAAACTATTCTGGAAAAAGCAGATTTTAGAATGGCGCAGAATTTTGGAATAGATCCGGAATTTAATAAGATGAAGAAAGCCAAGTTTTCTGCATTTAATCTTTCAGGATTGCTTTATAAATACAATCTTAATATCGAATATAAGTAA